In the genome of Hydractinia symbiolongicarpus strain clone_291-10 chromosome 5, HSymV2.1, whole genome shotgun sequence, one region contains:
- the LOC130645179 gene encoding metabotropic glutamate receptor 3-like has product MTKQPCYLVFCILNAMIGSVLSSHSDSVETNIHSHRSLSLHESGKVILAGLFSVHLRNVKVKEDNPMLCAGFFNRRSYQMVVAMMYAINTINNNDTFLPGIKLGYDIKDTCGSVENAIRAALNYSFVKKHFVDTSICKKENGEKEMQYKKKMKGGEPLNLQEEETVAVIGPDTSDLARAVADFAGLFRVPVISPAATSPLLGDRSRFKYFLRTVPSDSFQVEAILNIITYFHWNYIMLLVSDDEYGRSARMEFKKQVESSDKSVCLVIDEIVNSGNREKVIRKIKHEKKSKVVVLISNLNEAHLTTHLAYEEGLSNVTWMASDAWNKNTFVTSGKELMFKGMLGVSPVSSKVEGFQQYLAEILSTDKKEGWSQEFYEYETNYTCVNRSIARCVLDDHYDMPPYQIASTVNAVLATGHALHKLFECNATRCKRDVKNADWSLLLHHLQNITFLGTNNKTILFNDKGGEDVGYKLWNLQQKEDEYHFEDVGLWKDGDMKGDKFLIYKRPIQWNTNVSSAPKSICSQPCVPGQHKRLENDNARCCWECILCVGNTYTNFTDASKCENCPHNYWTNKQHTGCKIIQNIYLEHDDYWAIAILALSSLGVSILLITVILFFYNHNTPVIRASSRGLCYLILVGIGLLFMLPLTIIGKPTPIRCKLQPYVTGIAMAVNIGTLLIKTNRIARIFSKKLFKKRKIRFLSPSWQYVMIFCIVLVELFIILLWEFLFHPPLIHKQISNGERIITCTYGTQLLGLVFWSIYNAGIIIICTYQAFLVRKVPTNYNEAKFIAFSMITICTAVIVYIPVYFGTIGYYRDVVACFLYIFAGSIEFACLFVPKLYVVLIRPDKNISMQRSFRSPQSSRKYSSAFESDGDYIPTEHELEILKIHRRGSRKRKQAIVQRKSSLRAKNNASKSNNNHKKETHKLELTHLGLPNVSTDECSSASSELTQLETSSNGIHHPNQPQSSLPAEFRRDRRLREVRFSVETL; this is encoded by the exons ATGACAAAACAACCATGTTACTTGGTATTCTGCATCTTAAACGCAATGATTGGAAGTGTCTTATCAAGTCACTCAGATTCTGTCGAAACAAATATACATTCGCATCGTTCGCTTAGTTTACACGAATCTGGCAAAGTTATATTAGCTGGACTATTTAGTGTTCATCTGCGGAATGTGAAAGTGAAAGAAGACAATCCAATGCTTTGTGCTGGATTTTTCAATCGGCGTAGTTACCAGATGGTTGTAGCTATGATGTATGCCATCAACACTATAAACAACAATGACACCTTTCTACCTGGAATTAAACTTGGTTATGATATCAAAGATACATGTGGTTCTGTAGAAAACGCTATCAGAGCCGCTCTTAATTATTCCTTTGTGAAGAAACATTTCGTAGATACAAGTATATGcaaaaaagaaaatggcgaaaaagaaatgcaatacaaGAAGAAAATGAAAGGAG GGGAACCTTTAAATTTACAAGAAGAGGAAACAGTTGCTGTTATTGGTCCAGACACAAGTGACCTTGCCAGAGCTGTTGCCGATTTTGCTGGTCTTTTTCGTGTGCCGGTTATTAGCCCAGCAGCTACAAGCCCTTTGTTAGGAGACAGAAGTcgttttaaatatttcctaCGTACGGTTCCTTCTGATAGTTTTCAAGTCGAGGCGATACTGAATATTATCACATATTTCCATTGGAACTACATTATGCTATTAGTATCCGATGATGAGTATGGCAGATCTGCTAGAATGGAATTTAAAAAGCAAGTCGAATCCTCTGATAAGTCTGTGTGTCTGGTCATTGATGAAATTGTCAATTCAGGAAACAGAGAAAAAGTTATTAGGAAAATTAAGCAcgagaaaaaatcaaaagtagttgttttaatttcaaatCTGAATGAAGCTCATTTGACCACACACTTAGCTTATGAAGAGGGGCTGAGCAATGTTACTTGGATGGCTTCAGATGCCTGGAACAAAAATACTTTTGTTACATCAGGAAAAGAATTGATGTTTAAGGGAATGTTAGGGGTCAGCCCTGTTTCATCAAAGGTCGAAGGATTTCAACAATACCTTGCAGAAATATTAAGCACAGATAAGAAAGAAGGGTGGAGTCAAGAGTTTTACGAATATGAAACCAATTACACGTGTGTGAATCGAAGTATTGCACGCTGTGTTTTAGATGATCATTACGACATGCCACCGTATCAGATTGCATCAACAGTAAATGCAGTACTCGCAACTGGCCACGCCCTGCATAAGTTGTTCGAATGTAATGCAACGAGGTGTAAGCGTGACGTTAAGAATGCGGATTGGTCTCTCCTTCTTCATCATCTTCAAAACATAACATTTCTAGGTACAAacaataaaactattttatttaaCGATAAAGGGGGAGAGGATGTTGGATATAAACTGTGGAACCTTCAGCAAAAAGAAGATGAGTATCATTTTGAAGATGTTGGCCTCTGGAAGGATGGAGATATGAAAGGTGATAAATTTTTGATTTACAAAAGACCAATTCAATGGAACACAAACGTTAGCAGTGCACCAAAGTCAATATGTAGTCAGCCATGTGTACCAG GCCAGCACAAACGATTAGAAAACGATAACGCTAGATGTTGCTGGGAATGTATTTTGTGCGTTGGTAACACGTACACTAATTTCACAGACGCGTCAAAGTGTGAAAACTGTCCTCACAATTACTGGACAAACAAACAACACACTGGGTGCAAAATTATCCAGAATATATATCTTGAGCATGACGATTACTGGGCTATTGCAATTTTAGCGTTGTCGTCTCTAGGCGTTTCAATCCTGTTAATCACTGTGATCTTGTTTTTCTATAACCACAACACACCCGTCATACGCGCGTCTAGTCGCGGGTTATGCTATTTGATTTTAGTCGGGATAGGCCTGTTGTTTATGTTGCCTTTGACTATCATTGGCAAACCAACACCAATTCGATGTAAACTGCAACCTTACGTTACGGGCATCGCAATGGCAGTGAATAtag GTACTTTGCTCATAAAAACAAACCGCATTGCCAGAATATTTAGCAAGAAGTTattcaagaaaagaaaaatccGATTTCTTAGCCCATCTTGGCAATACGTCATGATATTTTGTATTGTGCTTGTGGAGCTCTTCATAATCCTGTTGTGGGAGTTTTTATTTCATCCTCCGTTGATACACAAACAAATCAGCAATGGAGAGCGAATAATCACATGTACCTATGGGACACAGTTGCTTGGTTTGGTTTTCTGGAGCATTTACAACGCAG GAATTATAATCATTTGCACATACCAAGCTTTTTTGGTACGAAAAGTTCCAACAAACTACAACGAAGCCAAATTCATAGCATTTTCGATGATTACCATATGTACAGCTGTGATTGTGTACATCCCAGTCTACTTTGGTACCATTGGATACTACAGAGACGTGGTAGCGTGTTTCTTGTACATATTTGCCGGTTCCATAGAATTTGCGTGTCTGTTTGTACCTAAACTGTATGTGGTACTTATACGTCCGGACAAAAACATTTCCATGCAGCGTTCGTTTCGCTCTCCGCAAAGTTCTCGAAAATATTCTAGCGCGTTCGAGAGTGACGGAGATTACATTCCAACGGAACACGAGttagaaatattaaaaatacacCGGAGGGGCAGTAGAAAGAGAAAACAAGCTATCGTGCAACGTAAGTCGAGTTTAAGGGCGAAGAACAATGCCAGCAAAAGTAATAATAAtcataaaaaagaaacacatAAGTTAGAATTAACTCATTTGGGTTTACCCAATGTGTCCACTGATGAATGTTCTAGTGCTTCCTCGGAGCTGACGCAGTTGGAAACGTCATCCAATGGTATTCACCACCCAAACCAACCACAGTCTTCGCTACCGGCGGAGTTTAGACGTGATAGAAGATTGCGCGAAGTTCGATTTTCAGTAGAAACGTTATAA
- the LOC130645180 gene encoding E3 ubiquitin-protein ligase RNF103-like: protein MRTAQRCGIRMFMKILFLFAYFLLLFLIVRFLEFYVTSLAGCSCLVKYFYEYLPLYIYGSSTNSQNDNIINHQEQINTNQANDNEDDLNKDSETTGDADKIFEFLTYGDFIENVEDTKASIWVVNVFSPGHTKHFLNKRKWNLLSNRLQKYGIRTGTYQCKKDPWLCLRHKIIKPTVILAMPKGSQPKGNVALFIYNIEERENPIDTKSDIFNWVQSKLYRKVKMLHSISELTERPVTRRKSTSAIPAISFIYHSNNHVPPLLLSALSVKFTGRIKFYMLKTEEKLPYGNVFAMTKSATYSYGKHNGESFNYTCMELFLRTLYPEVNDVFIFSIVLLNMACWLELFLQKGGPLRRLLFYLWGFALANFILFFIWLPVIQLLYMPQLQPIIEISLRSLQQVMFTNIAAIVRQDFLQLSQHLYVVFIGFICYGVVIGYLRYKLRNDTSRQSQTMVSLFDEDIQELNDLFRSLLAYITPSLQVYRFEERIERILHRLSTPDLWLHHVQSADFICDLPVWEHCEKRFNPEELISQYSSESEFFSDNDQPEIKSICLKCHLKNPDQIPEHVLSATDCVICLAEYECKELVSGLPCGHSFHKNCIEEWFFSGTSYNKYRCPICRWPADLPKGKFEIIDATE, encoded by the coding sequence atgCGCACTGCACAGAGATGTGGCATTAGGATGTTCATGAAAATACTCTTTCTTTTTGCATACTTTCTattgctttttttaattgtaaGGTTTCTTGAGTTTTACGTCACTTCACTTGCTGGATGCTCCTGTTTAGTTAAATATTTCTACGAATACCTACCGCTGTATATTTATGGCTCTTCTACTAACAGCCAAAATGATAACATCATAAATCATCAAGAACAAATAAACACAAACCAAGCAAATGACAACGAGGACGACTTAAATAAAGATTCTGAAACTACAGGTGATGcagataaaatttttgaatttttaacatATGGAGATTTCATTGAAAATGTGGAAGACACCAAGGCGAGCATATGGGTTGTTAATGTTTTTTCACCTGGtcacacaaaacattttttgaataaaaggaAATGGAACTTACTTTCGAACAGACTGCAAAAATATGGCATTAGAACAGGTACATACCAATGTAAAAAAGATCCCTGGCTATGCCTGagacacaaaataataaaacctACGGTTATCTTAGCTATGCCAAAGGGATCTCAACCTAAAGGGAACGTTGCTCTTTTTATTTATAACATAGAAGAACGAGAAAATCCAATTGATACAAAAAGTGACATTTTTAATTGGGTTCAAAGTAAACTTTATCGCAAAGTAAAAATGTTGCATTCAATTTCAGAATTAACTGAACGCCCAGTTACCAGAAGAAAAAGTACATCTGCCATACCCgctatttcttttatttatcattCAAATAACCATGTTCCACCCTTATTGCTTTCTGCCTTGTCTGTGAAGTTTACAGGCCGGATTAAATTCTATATGcttaaaacagaagaaaaattacCCTATGGAAATGTATTTGCAATGACAAAATCTGCAACCTATAGCTATGGCAAACATAATGGGGAGAGTTTTAACTACACTTGCATGGAACTGTTTTTGCGAACTCTTTATCCAGAAGTTaatgatgtgtttattttttccattGTATTGTTAAATATGGCTTGTTGGCTTGAACTGTTTCTGCAAAAGGGAGGACCTTTAAGaagattacttttttatttatgggGATTTGCATtagcaaattttattttgttttttatttggctTCCTGTTATTCAGTTGCTGTATATGCCACAACTACAACCAATAATTGAAATATCCTTGAGAAGTTTGCAGCAAGTAATGTTTACAAATATTGCAGCAATTGTTCGTCAAGATTTTTTGCAACTTTCACAACACCTGTATGTCGTATTTATCGGATTTATTTGCTATGGTGTTGTCATTGGTTACTTGAGATACAAACTTAGGAATGACACTTCGCGACAATCACAGACAATGGTGTCCTTGTTTGATGAAGATATTCAAGAATTAAATGATTTGTTTCGCTCTTTATTAGCTTATATAACTCCATCTTTGCAGGTTTATAGATTTGAAGAAAGAATTGAACGAATATTGCATCGTCTATCAACACCAGACTTGTGGTTACATCATGTACAATCTGCTGATTTTATATGTGATCTTCCTGTCTGGGAACACTGCGAGAAAAGATTTAATCCCGAAGAATTAATTTCACAGTATAGTTCTGAAAgtgaatttttttctgataatgaCCAACCTGAAATAAAGTCGATATGTTTAAAGTGTCATTTGAAAAATCCTGATCAAATTCCTGAGCATGTTTTGTCAGCAACTGACTGTGTGATATGTTTAGCTGAGTATGAATGCAAAGAACTGGTCTCTGGTTTGCCATGTGGACATTCCTTTCATAAAAATTGCATTGAGGAATGGTTTTTCTCAGGTACAAGCTATAATAAATACAGATGCCCAATTTGTAGGTGGCCAGCTGATTTACCCAAAGGAAAGTTTGAAATCATCGATGCAACTGAGTGA
- the LOC130645181 gene encoding spermatogenesis-associated protein 24-like, with the protein MSHRMSHVTEEEYYAIKKELELEKEEHLATKAKLAVVSEKLEFALGEVGILNRQLQKEKEAFQEAFGHLKDTAFQQKYHALQLKEKYSEIEKVCNRQDDVILAKDIAIKNLKGRLNEQKKTYRRQLDDKEIHLQQERYLAQNCLSTNNPLRKQYRK; encoded by the exons ATGAGTCATAGGATGAGTCATGTTACTGAAGAAGAATACTATGCAATTAAAAAAGAACTTGAG TTAGAGAAAGAGGAACACTTAGCAACAAAGGCAAAGTTAGCTGTTGTGTCAGAAAAACTGGAATTTGCTCTTGGAGAAGTGGGAATTTTGAACAGACAACTTCAAAAGGAAAAAGAAGCGTTTCAGGAGgc gTTTGGACATTTGAAAGATACAGCATTTCAACAGAAGTATCACGCTTTGCAATTAAAAGAAAAGTATTCTG AAATCGAAAAAGTTTGTAATCGTCAAGATGACGTCATTTTAGCCAAAGATATCGCCATCAAAAACCTAAAAGGCCGGTTAAACGAGCAAAAGAAGACATATCGTCGCCAGCTAGATGATAAAGAGATACATTTGCAACAAGAAAGATATTTAGCACAAAATTGCTTAAGTACAAATAATCCTTTACGAAAACAATACAGAAAGTGA